The Lewinellaceae bacterium genome has a segment encoding these proteins:
- a CDS encoding CDP-alcohol phosphatidyltransferase family protein: MIKKHIPNFITLINLFLGSCAVVAVLDGQFLTTFFLLFFAGLADWLDGGVARWLKVSSSIGKELDSLADMVSFGLVPGAILYVLLFYGLEGTEDIHFSWLAAPAFLLTVFSGLRLAKFNLDERQTENFIGMATPNVTMFMVGLMLIYHFDYFGMRDLVTNQWFLYLVIALFSWLLNAEISMFSFKLKSLKWAGNEIRFIFIVVSLVLLIVLKGAAFSVNVLLYLLINLVLHFLNKKTVNV, encoded by the coding sequence ATGATAAAAAAACATATTCCCAATTTCATCACGCTGATCAACCTGTTTTTGGGCAGTTGTGCCGTGGTGGCTGTTTTGGATGGCCAATTCCTAACCACCTTTTTCCTGCTTTTTTTTGCAGGTTTGGCCGACTGGCTGGATGGCGGGGTGGCGAGATGGCTCAAGGTGAGCTCATCTATTGGCAAAGAACTGGATTCCCTGGCCGATATGGTTTCCTTTGGCCTGGTCCCCGGAGCTATCCTTTATGTCCTCTTATTTTATGGACTGGAAGGTACCGAAGACATTCATTTTTCATGGTTGGCTGCACCGGCCTTCCTGCTGACGGTTTTCTCCGGGCTTCGGCTGGCCAAATTCAATCTTGACGAAAGACAAACGGAAAATTTCATCGGTATGGCGACGCCCAACGTGACCATGTTCATGGTGGGCCTTATGCTGATCTATCATTTTGATTATTTCGGCATGCGCGATCTGGTAACCAATCAGTGGTTTTTATACCTTGTCATTGCTTTATTCAGCTGGTTACTCAATGCAGAAATCAGCATGTTCAGCTTCAAATTGAAATCATTAAAATGGGCAGGAAACGAAATCCGGTTTATCTTTATAGTTGTATCATTGGTGTTGCTTATTGTTTTGAAGGGAGCCGCTTTCAGTGTTAATGTATTGCTTTATCTCCTGATCAACCTGGTGCTGCATTTTTTGAACAAAAAGACTGTTAATGTTTAA
- a CDS encoding competence/damage-inducible protein A encodes MKVSIVTIGDEILIGQIVDTNSAWMAQQLNLAGAKVVKIITTSDGHDEIIQGIQQAQEVADVVLITGGLGPTKDDITKKAIADLLGNEMVFSQITYDRISGLLKKWGIQQTEGHKAQCFMPSSALLLENKMGTAPGMWFDLPEQVIVSMPGVPYEMKYLMEHEVIPRLVKRFNVYPIIHRTILTSGIGESVLADKISSIEDALPGFIKLAYLPGLAQVRLRLSARAENGEDVQKAIDEEAAKIVEMLSEFVYGYENQTLQEVVLECCRAKGLKLSTAESCTGGYVSHLLTTIPGSSDAFEGGVVSYSNALKMNLLNVNPETLEQHGAVSEETVIEMAKGARESLGTDIAVSISGIAGPGGGTPEKPVGTVWICVSNENHIFTRKLELTKDRVKNIQYSANIALTAIWRFILKHY; translated from the coding sequence ATGAAGGTAAGTATAGTAACCATCGGAGATGAGATTCTCATTGGACAAATCGTTGATACCAACTCAGCCTGGATGGCCCAACAACTGAATTTGGCGGGAGCCAAAGTCGTCAAGATCATCACCACAAGTGACGGGCACGACGAAATCATTCAGGGGATACAACAGGCACAAGAGGTGGCAGACGTTGTACTCATAACCGGCGGTCTGGGACCAACAAAAGATGACATCACCAAAAAAGCCATTGCTGACCTGCTTGGAAACGAGATGGTTTTCAGTCAGATCACCTATGACCGTATTTCCGGACTACTAAAAAAATGGGGCATCCAACAAACGGAAGGCCACAAAGCACAATGTTTCATGCCTTCGAGCGCTCTTTTGCTGGAAAATAAAATGGGCACCGCCCCGGGCATGTGGTTCGATCTGCCAGAGCAGGTCATCGTATCCATGCCGGGAGTTCCTTACGAGATGAAATACCTCATGGAACATGAAGTCATCCCGCGCCTGGTAAAAAGGTTTAACGTTTACCCCATCATTCATCGCACCATTTTGACCAGCGGAATAGGGGAGTCTGTATTGGCGGATAAAATAAGTTCTATCGAAGATGCCCTGCCCGGTTTTATCAAACTGGCTTATCTTCCCGGATTGGCGCAGGTACGATTACGGCTGAGTGCAAGGGCCGAAAATGGAGAGGATGTCCAAAAAGCCATTGACGAAGAAGCCGCCAAAATCGTTGAAATGCTTTCCGAATTCGTTTATGGGTATGAAAACCAGACTTTGCAGGAAGTGGTACTGGAATGCTGCCGGGCAAAAGGATTGAAATTATCCACAGCAGAAAGCTGTACCGGAGGTTACGTCTCCCACCTGCTGACGACTATCCCCGGTTCATCCGATGCCTTTGAAGGCGGGGTTGTTTCTTACAGCAATGCATTGAAAATGAATTTACTAAACGTCAACCCGGAAACTTTGGAACAGCACGGAGCGGTCAGTGAAGAAACCGTTATTGAAATGGCGAAAGGCGCCCGCGAATCACTGGGGACAGACATTGCGGTATCCATTTCAGGCATTGCAGGGCCGGGAGGAGGCACCCCTGAAAAACCGGTTGGAACGGTTTGGATTTGTGTTTCCAATGAAAATCACATTTTTACCCGTAAACTGGAACTTACCAAAGACCGGGTAAAAAATATCCAGTATTCCGCAAATATTGCCCTGACGGCCATTTGGAGGTTTATATTGAAGCATTATTGA
- a CDS encoding n-acetylglutamate synthase has translation MINYHNKKFRPISNTANGETSDQTIFLYQQEGNILTSEYSGGNIVKGHLLGKVDPNGNIEMRYHQINLLGELNTGRCFSKVEKLPNGKLRLHETWQWTSGDHSKGQSIIEEI, from the coding sequence ATGATCAATTATCACAATAAAAAATTCAGACCGATCTCCAATACGGCAAATGGAGAGACTTCTGACCAGACTATTTTTTTGTACCAACAGGAAGGAAACATTCTCACATCAGAATATTCCGGAGGCAATATTGTAAAGGGACATTTATTGGGCAAGGTTGACCCGAATGGGAATATTGAAATGCGTTACCACCAAATCAATCTTCTTGGCGAATTAAATACGGGCAGGTGTTTTTCTAAAGTTGAGAAGCTGCCCAACGGAAAATTAAGACTCCATGAAACATGGCAGTGGACTTCCGGAGATCATTCAAAAGGTCAATCAATCATTGAAGAAATATGA
- a CDS encoding acyl-CoA dehydrogenase family protein has translation MPDTIEKSAILNGGEFLIKDSNVEGTFIPEDANEEQLMIKEMTKDFLENEIWPVADKIEKQVEGVTPGLMEKMGELGLLGAHMPEEYGGMALDENTNTLIADTFGPAGPFTVSFAAHTGIGMLPILYFGTEAQKEKYLPRLISGELKASYCLTEPGSGSDALAAKTRADLTEDGKHYIINGQKMWITNAGFADVFIVFAQVDGDKFTGFILEKGMEGLTLGAEEEKLGIKGSSTRQVYFENVKVPADSVLGEIGKGHLIAFNALNIGRFKLAVLSLGGAKKSIETAIQYANERYQFKVPIASFGAIKYKLAEQAIRLFASESALFWTSNMLTEKKKEFENGGMTFGQAKLKAAEEYAIECALLKVSGSEALDYIVDETLQIHGGMGYSEEGTSARAYRDARINRIYEGTNEINRLLSVDMLLKRAMKGKIDIVGPAWAVQKELASMPGFDQPEGPYGQEIKALKEFKKAILMVAGGAAKMQMDGQLNLKEEQEIIMNVADMMIDVFVAEGLLLRVMKLAEKQRKHPQEIYDNILRVYFHDANSRIAKNATDALASFAEGDLLRTFLMGVKRFTKYPPVNVKKARQKIADTMIAANEYCF, from the coding sequence ATGCCGGATACAATTGAAAAATCAGCCATCTTAAATGGAGGTGAATTTCTCATCAAAGACAGTAATGTAGAGGGAACATTTATCCCTGAGGACGCCAACGAAGAGCAGTTGATGATCAAGGAAATGACAAAAGATTTTCTTGAAAATGAAATTTGGCCTGTTGCCGATAAGATAGAAAAGCAGGTGGAAGGAGTCACTCCGGGGTTGATGGAAAAAATGGGGGAACTGGGTTTGCTGGGCGCGCATATGCCGGAAGAATACGGCGGAATGGCACTTGATGAGAACACCAATACTCTGATTGCGGACACTTTTGGGCCTGCAGGACCGTTTACCGTTTCTTTTGCAGCACATACGGGGATTGGTATGCTACCCATTTTGTATTTCGGAACAGAGGCCCAAAAGGAAAAATACCTGCCGCGTTTGATCTCTGGGGAGTTGAAAGCCTCCTACTGTTTGACGGAGCCGGGTTCCGGATCCGATGCCCTGGCAGCCAAGACAAGAGCAGACCTAACGGAAGACGGGAAGCACTATATCATTAACGGGCAAAAAATGTGGATCACCAATGCCGGATTTGCGGATGTATTCATTGTATTTGCTCAGGTGGACGGGGATAAATTTACAGGCTTTATCCTGGAAAAGGGTATGGAGGGTCTTACGCTTGGCGCCGAAGAAGAAAAGCTTGGCATCAAAGGATCGTCCACCCGCCAGGTATATTTCGAAAATGTAAAAGTACCGGCAGACAGCGTATTGGGTGAAATTGGCAAAGGACACCTCATTGCATTCAACGCCCTGAACATCGGTCGATTCAAACTGGCTGTACTCAGCCTTGGAGGAGCGAAAAAAAGTATAGAAACTGCTATTCAATACGCCAATGAGCGTTACCAGTTTAAAGTGCCTATCGCTTCCTTTGGAGCCATTAAATACAAACTGGCAGAGCAGGCCATCCGTTTGTTTGCCAGTGAAAGTGCCTTGTTCTGGACCTCCAATATGCTTACGGAAAAGAAAAAAGAATTTGAAAATGGAGGCATGACTTTCGGACAGGCCAAATTAAAAGCAGCGGAAGAATACGCCATTGAATGTGCCTTGTTGAAAGTCAGTGGCTCCGAAGCTCTCGATTATATCGTAGACGAAACCCTGCAGATCCATGGCGGAATGGGCTATTCAGAAGAAGGGACTTCCGCCCGGGCTTACAGGGATGCCAGGATCAACCGAATCTATGAAGGAACCAACGAGATCAACCGCCTGCTGTCAGTAGATATGTTGCTCAAACGCGCGATGAAAGGCAAGATCGATATCGTAGGGCCGGCCTGGGCTGTTCAGAAAGAACTGGCTTCCATGCCCGGTTTTGACCAGCCTGAAGGACCTTACGGACAGGAGATCAAAGCGTTGAAAGAATTCAAAAAAGCCATTCTGATGGTAGCAGGAGGAGCCGCCAAAATGCAGATGGACGGACAGCTCAACCTCAAGGAGGAACAGGAGATCATCATGAACGTTGCGGATATGATGATCGATGTCTTCGTCGCAGAAGGTTTGCTCCTGCGTGTGATGAAACTGGCTGAAAAACAAAGAAAGCATCCGCAGGAAATTTACGACAACATACTCAGGGTTTACTTCCATGATGCCAACAGCCGTATTGCCAAAAATGCTACGGATGCTTTGGCTTCCTTCGCAGAAGGCGACCTGTTGCGTACCTTCCTCATGGGGGTCAAACGTTTTACCAAGTACCCTCCGGTCAATGTAAAAAAAGCACGTCAAAAGATTGCCGATACAATGATCGCGGCAAACGAATATTGTTTCTAA
- a CDS encoding DUF4173 domain-containing protein, producing MNKTNMLRISALVAGLLLAFLFREEKWGLNTFIFSTFLLILFGKHYGISNISGPVFIVALGTLFSSALIVMNDSDYSKTAWVLSLVLWMGFNQSKPIKSFVNAGILGCSNFFESPFLLFSGSTEEKKVSILKSFWKIATLLLIPLGLVALFFSIYYAANPKFAQLYDRIIKSFNEGPMLNLDPETLLHILLGTMLFGAIFFTSHLNGFFKRREESRIEDLIRKRRKVKDYFSALNTLSLKKEYKIGVLVLALLNLQLAVANLLDIVYVWFSFEKRGAQELSQFVHQGTSLLILGIVMAMIVILWFFRGNLNFLPHNRFIRQLVQAWIIQNALLTLSVGMRNIHYINAYGLAYKRIGVFFFLVLVLYGLWTMREKVQGPKTFFYLIQKNAWFFYFVLLAFSGVNWNVAITKYNLSKGAKNGIDTYFLIHLMPDHNLYLLLEQKEKLLSGSAADRAGILQDLENKKERFKHYHSRYSWKSFNLPDWKNEKYLNKKSH from the coding sequence ATGAATAAAACAAATATGCTTAGAATTTCCGCCCTGGTCGCCGGTCTGCTTTTAGCCTTCTTGTTCCGGGAAGAAAAATGGGGACTCAATACCTTTATCTTTTCGACTTTCCTACTGATCCTTTTTGGAAAACATTATGGTATTTCAAACATTTCCGGACCGGTGTTTATCGTGGCCCTCGGAACACTTTTTTCATCGGCGCTGATCGTAATGAATGATTCTGACTATTCAAAAACGGCCTGGGTATTGTCCCTGGTGTTATGGATGGGGTTCAACCAATCCAAACCCATAAAATCATTTGTAAACGCCGGGATTTTGGGATGTTCAAATTTCTTTGAATCTCCGTTTCTGCTGTTTTCAGGATCAACCGAAGAAAAAAAAGTTTCCATTCTGAAATCGTTCTGGAAAATAGCCACTCTGCTCCTCATTCCTTTGGGCCTGGTGGCCCTGTTTTTTTCTATTTATTATGCAGCCAATCCAAAATTCGCTCAACTCTACGATCGGATCATTAAGTCATTCAATGAAGGCCCCATGTTGAATTTAGACCCGGAAACACTTTTGCATATTCTATTGGGGACCATGCTGTTCGGAGCGATATTTTTCACTTCGCATTTAAACGGTTTTTTTAAGCGGAGAGAAGAGAGCCGGATAGAAGATCTGATCCGGAAAAGGAGAAAAGTAAAGGATTATTTTTCAGCTTTGAATACCCTGAGCCTAAAGAAGGAATACAAAATAGGGGTTCTGGTCCTGGCTTTACTGAATCTACAACTTGCTGTTGCAAACCTGCTTGATATCGTTTACGTTTGGTTCTCTTTTGAAAAAAGAGGTGCGCAGGAATTGAGTCAGTTTGTCCACCAGGGAACGAGTTTGCTCATCCTGGGCATTGTTATGGCCATGATTGTCATCCTTTGGTTTTTCCGTGGCAATCTCAATTTCCTGCCCCACAACAGGTTCATCCGCCAGCTGGTCCAAGCGTGGATCATTCAAAATGCCCTGCTCACCCTTTCCGTCGGTATGCGCAACATCCACTATATCAATGCCTACGGACTTGCATACAAAAGAATCGGGGTGTTTTTCTTTCTCGTTCTGGTCCTTTACGGCCTTTGGACTATGAGGGAAAAGGTACAGGGCCCAAAAACCTTTTTTTACCTGATTCAAAAAAATGCCTGGTTTTTCTATTTTGTTCTCCTGGCTTTTTCCGGAGTCAACTGGAACGTGGCTATTACAAAATACAACCTTTCAAAAGGAGCGAAAAACGGAATTGACACTTACTTCCTCATCCATTTAATGCCCGACCACAATCTGTATCTTTTACTGGAGCAGAAGGAAAAACTGCTCTCCGGGTCGGCTGCCGATAGAGCGGGTATCCTGCAAGACCTGGAAAATAAAAAAGAAAGGTTTAAGCATTACCATTCAAGGTATTCGTGGAAGTCTTTCAACTTACCGGACTGGAAAAATGAAAAATATTTGAATAAAAAAAGTCATTAA
- a CDS encoding DUF1361 domain-containing protein, translating to MDIKIFFKSSLANLSKKQQILSLLVLNSGFNGLLLLFRLIRTEALFNMPGWHSSEMNHSPWFFMFLAWNLFLAWIPFLIAYHLERIRNAFQVKMVIWAFLLVWLLFLPNAPYLVTDLVHLKYRPPLPLWYDMILLFSFAWTGLLLGFFSLVFAGEFWAKYIHPRTDGLFVFCSLLLCSFGIYIGRFQRWNSWDILTDPANLIRDIFDIFLNPVHNLRVLGITAIFFCLLSLGYLLFKTLIKHHE from the coding sequence ATGGATATAAAAATATTCTTCAAATCATCCCTCGCAAATCTTTCCAAAAAACAACAGATCCTTTCCCTACTCGTTTTGAACAGTGGGTTCAACGGTTTATTGCTGCTGTTCCGGTTGATCAGAACCGAAGCCCTTTTCAATATGCCCGGTTGGCATTCTTCAGAAATGAACCACAGTCCATGGTTTTTTATGTTTCTGGCCTGGAATTTATTTCTGGCGTGGATCCCTTTTCTCATCGCCTATCATCTGGAACGCATCAGGAATGCTTTCCAGGTGAAAATGGTGATATGGGCCTTCCTTTTGGTTTGGCTGCTTTTTTTACCCAATGCGCCCTACCTGGTCACCGACCTTGTTCATTTAAAATACCGGCCACCTCTTCCATTGTGGTATGATATGATTTTGCTTTTTTCCTTTGCCTGGACCGGGCTCCTGCTGGGCTTTTTTTCCCTGGTCTTCGCCGGGGAATTCTGGGCGAAGTACATCCATCCCAGGACAGATGGATTATTTGTTTTCTGCTCCCTCCTCCTGTGCAGTTTCGGCATTTATATCGGCAGGTTCCAACGTTGGAACAGCTGGGACATTCTGACTGACCCGGCGAACCTGATCCGTGACATTTTCGATATCTTTTTAAATCCTGTTCACAACCTGAGGGTCCTGGGCATCACGGCCATTTTCTTCTGCCTGTTGTCGCTTGGATATTTATTGTTTAAAACTTTAATCAAACACCATGAATAA
- a CDS encoding transcriptional regulator: MEKIIQGLQKSFDHRIRLGIMSILMVNDRMDFNSLKEILEVTDGNLASHLKALEKEKYIEVSKQFIGRKPNTSYAVTDLGKKAFNEHLNALEQILNMRK, from the coding sequence ATGGAGAAAATCATACAAGGTTTACAAAAGAGTTTCGATCATCGCATCAGGCTGGGCATCATGTCCATCCTGATGGTCAACGACCGCATGGATTTCAACAGCCTGAAGGAAATACTGGAGGTGACTGACGGCAACCTGGCAAGCCATTTAAAGGCCCTGGAAAAGGAAAAATATATCGAGGTCAGCAAACAATTCATCGGCCGAAAACCGAATACGTCCTATGCCGTGACAGATTTGGGGAAGAAGGCTTTTAACGAACATCTGAATGCCCTGGAGCAAATTTTGAATATGAGAAAGTGA
- a CDS encoding TonB-dependent receptor, producing MNLALNSIKPIFILNVIHMARINFSMLLLFSTLYVSMFAQPAGPDTMQVELNPIMVSATRLGSRFESSVLPVTVIQPRLVDNTGISLHSMICGMPGVFVMNANNYAQDLRISIRGFGARSAFGIRGIRIVVDGIPETTPDGQGQLDNLDLYAIGKVEIVRGAASSLYGNASGGVIYISSMQDVDSTFAEVNAGLGSFGLRKLDAIFGYVGKKNKAILHGSHAGAEGYREQSGFENNVFQMNWTRSGNKNTRWAGIINYTDAPRGDDAGGLNQEEVAANRRQARDVNVIYQAGESIRQLKGSLSFDKDLGGGAAIRLYGFGNGRSFEGRLPLKAGGWVGLQRVYYGQGGYYALQKIRENRVENYQLGYDVLFQKDDRIRFDNLEGVKGDRNFDQSEQFNNQAVFALAKWTFPRWFAEQSLRADFNQMINTDHFLEDGDDSGMINLSNVSFSSGLGFFVNSQVTLVARYGTAFETPALSELSANPTGGGGFNESLLPQSSATLEFGLKGHWRRHWFDLTWFDVRVKDEILSYELEAFPGRTFYRNSGITRRSGVELAHSRSWNKKWTTRLSYTFSDLKFERYLFDGTDLAGLKLPGIPRHMFSWQIDFMPAFVKVNLKGQHYSQFWAENLNTVEVEHYALIDLSLYRTLKTNKFEITPYLHIENVWNADYFDNIRINAFGGRYYEPGPGRQFRIGVKFRI from the coding sequence GTGAATCTTGCTCTTAATTCAATAAAGCCTATATTCATCCTCAATGTAATACATATGGCCAGGATCAATTTTTCAATGCTTTTATTGTTTTCAACGTTGTACGTTTCCATGTTCGCCCAACCTGCAGGTCCGGACACCATGCAGGTTGAGCTGAATCCGATCATGGTCAGCGCTACTCGATTGGGTTCCAGGTTTGAAAGCTCAGTGCTTCCGGTCACGGTGATCCAACCGCGACTGGTGGACAACACGGGGATCAGCTTACATTCCATGATCTGCGGTATGCCCGGCGTTTTTGTGATGAATGCCAACAATTACGCGCAGGATCTTCGTATTTCCATTCGCGGGTTTGGTGCCCGGAGTGCTTTTGGGATACGGGGCATCAGGATCGTAGTTGACGGCATACCGGAAACCACGCCTGACGGACAGGGGCAACTGGATAATCTCGACCTATATGCCATTGGTAAGGTTGAGATCGTTCGAGGGGCTGCATCCAGTTTATATGGGAATGCTTCAGGAGGGGTGATCTATATCTCTTCTATGCAGGACGTCGATTCAACTTTTGCCGAAGTCAATGCCGGTCTGGGATCTTTTGGCTTGCGGAAACTCGATGCGATTTTCGGGTATGTCGGTAAAAAAAATAAAGCCATTCTGCATGGCAGCCATGCCGGCGCGGAAGGATATCGGGAGCAAAGTGGTTTTGAGAACAATGTGTTCCAGATGAACTGGACCCGGTCTGGCAATAAAAATACCCGGTGGGCGGGCATTATCAACTACACCGATGCCCCCAGGGGAGATGATGCGGGAGGCCTTAACCAGGAGGAAGTAGCGGCAAACAGGCGTCAGGCGCGGGATGTTAATGTCATTTACCAGGCCGGAGAATCCATCCGACAACTGAAGGGCAGTCTTTCATTTGACAAGGATTTGGGAGGGGGGGCAGCCATCCGGTTGTATGGGTTTGGTAACGGCCGCTCTTTTGAGGGAAGGTTACCCCTGAAAGCGGGAGGCTGGGTCGGTCTTCAGCGGGTTTATTACGGACAGGGCGGGTATTATGCTCTCCAAAAGATCAGGGAGAACAGAGTTGAAAACTACCAGTTGGGGTATGATGTGCTTTTTCAGAAAGATGACCGCATACGTTTTGATAATCTGGAAGGAGTCAAAGGCGACCGGAACTTTGACCAGTCGGAACAATTCAACAACCAGGCTGTTTTTGCATTGGCCAAATGGACCTTTCCCCGTTGGTTTGCCGAACAAAGTCTGCGGGCGGACTTCAACCAGATGATCAACACCGATCACTTTTTGGAGGATGGTGATGATTCAGGAATGATCAATCTGTCGAATGTAAGTTTCAGCTCAGGGCTGGGATTTTTTGTCAATTCCCAGGTGACCCTGGTGGCGCGTTACGGCACCGCATTTGAAACACCGGCCCTGAGTGAGTTGTCGGCGAACCCGACAGGCGGTGGAGGGTTCAATGAAAGTTTGTTGCCCCAATCATCGGCAACCCTGGAATTTGGCCTCAAGGGCCATTGGCGGAGGCATTGGTTTGATCTGACCTGGTTTGACGTTCGGGTGAAGGACGAAATATTGTCTTATGAACTGGAGGCCTTTCCGGGCAGGACCTTTTATCGGAACAGTGGGATTACCCGACGTTCCGGAGTGGAACTTGCCCATTCACGTAGCTGGAATAAAAAATGGACAACAAGACTATCCTATACTTTTTCCGACTTAAAATTTGAGCGCTACCTTTTCGACGGAACAGACCTTGCAGGCCTTAAGCTGCCCGGCATTCCCCGGCATATGTTTTCCTGGCAGATTGATTTCATGCCAGCCTTCGTAAAAGTAAACCTTAAAGGCCAGCATTATAGCCAATTTTGGGCCGAAAACCTGAATACCGTCGAGGTAGAGCATTATGCTTTGATTGACCTTTCCCTGTACCGGACATTGAAAACGAATAAATTTGAGATAACGCCTTATTTGCATATTGAAAATGTATGGAATGCCGACTATTTTGACAACATCCGCATCAATGCTTTTGGCGGCCGGTATTATGAGCCGGGGCCAGGAAGGCAGTTTAGGATTGGAGTTAAGTTTAGGATTTGA
- a CDS encoding membrane dipeptidase, which produces MTCCKTTKNTMDSNTVSTDLLARAKAIHEKVLVMDTHIDINTKNFTDTVNYTQELDNQVTLPKMHEGGLDCAWFVVFTSQDDLNEEGYAKAYENAIDKFKAIHKLTEEIAPDQIGLALTSAEARASYHSGKKVAMIGVENGYPIGTDVSRVKEFYDLGARYISLSHNGHSQLCDSNTGEKDNIWLHNGVSELGKQVIAEMNKWGIMVDVSHPAKSSMRDMIKYSKAPIIASHSSARALCNHSRNLDDEQLEWIKANGGVVQAVAFKTYLNTEKGEKYQDAYNALLDEIGKNKGFKTLPLEEVRKMEEKDRDAYLEQYKATVKLAEPRMDEVKKIAPPVNVFDFVDHIDYLVRKIGIDHVGISSDFDGGGGIEGWNDASETLNVTVELVRRGYTEKEIEKLWGANLLRVLDEVQGIALKIQKSDK; this is translated from the coding sequence ATGACTTGCTGCAAAACAACAAAAAATACTATGGATTCCAACACCGTTTCAACTGATCTCCTGGCCAGGGCGAAAGCCATTCATGAAAAGGTTCTCGTAATGGACACCCACATTGATATCAATACCAAAAATTTTACCGATACGGTCAACTATACCCAGGAACTCGACAACCAGGTCACTCTTCCCAAAATGCATGAAGGGGGCCTTGACTGCGCCTGGTTTGTTGTATTTACCAGTCAGGATGACCTGAACGAAGAAGGTTATGCAAAGGCCTATGAAAATGCTATAGATAAATTTAAAGCCATCCACAAACTGACCGAGGAGATCGCTCCGGATCAAATCGGACTGGCCCTTACTTCGGCAGAAGCAAGAGCCAGTTACCATTCCGGAAAAAAAGTAGCCATGATTGGCGTCGAAAACGGTTACCCCATCGGAACGGATGTCAGCAGAGTCAAGGAATTTTATGATCTTGGCGCCCGTTACATATCGCTTTCTCACAATGGACACAGCCAGCTTTGTGATTCCAATACAGGGGAAAAAGACAATATCTGGTTACATAACGGAGTGAGTGAACTAGGCAAACAGGTCATCGCCGAGATGAACAAATGGGGCATCATGGTCGATGTTTCCCATCCCGCCAAATCCTCCATGCGGGATATGATTAAATATTCAAAGGCACCCATCATTGCCTCCCACTCTTCTGCCAGGGCACTATGCAATCACAGCCGGAACCTTGACGATGAACAATTGGAATGGATAAAAGCCAACGGTGGGGTTGTTCAGGCCGTGGCATTCAAAACTTATCTAAATACCGAAAAAGGAGAAAAATATCAGGATGCCTATAATGCCCTGCTGGATGAGATCGGGAAAAACAAAGGATTCAAAACTTTACCCCTGGAAGAGGTGCGCAAAATGGAAGAAAAGGACAGAGATGCTTATCTCGAACAATACAAGGCAACCGTTAAATTGGCTGAACCCCGAATGGACGAGGTCAAAAAGATCGCCCCACCGGTGAACGTTTTCGATTTTGTGGATCATATTGATTACCTGGTTAGGAAAATTGGCATCGACCATGTAGGGATCAGTTCTGATTTTGATGGTGGAGGTGGTATTGAAGGATGGAACGATGCCTCGGAAACCTTAAATGTGACCGTAGAACTGGTCCGGCGCGGCTATACGGAAAAAGAAATCGAAAAACTTTGGGGAGCTAACCTGTTAAGGGTGCTTGATGAAGTTCAGGGGATAGCCCTGAAAATCCAAAAATCGGATAAATAA